A stretch of the Nakaseomyces glabratus chromosome L, complete sequence genome encodes the following:
- the RAD10 gene encoding DNA repair protein RAD10 (CAGL0L00363g~Ortholog(s) have polyubiquitin modification-dependent protein binding, single-stranded DNA binding, single-stranded DNA endodeoxyribonuclease activity), whose translation MNNTDSTSFQSILAGVERLRKQKEGAADKDRNNDLVTKDKDTNFSERKQTAHVQDANKVPPRNKNVINAFNQQRYDDDSTKPEENGKKRPFITTQSGSTNVGKTVLVSTTQKENPLLNHLKNTNWRYSKPQPGQKIYYDYKVKNRSILFLTLSYHKLYVDYIERRMLPLKQNNDNILIFVVDDTNSEEILTTITKICLFNGFTLLLAFNFQQAAKYLEGLNSF comes from the coding sequence ATGAATAATACAGACAGCACATCATTCCAAAGTATTCTTGCTGGCGTTGAGAGGCTGAGAAAACAGAAAGAGGGTGCTGCTGATAAGGACAGGAACAACGACCTAGTAACTAAGGATAAAGATACAAATTTTAGTGAGAGGAAGCAGACGGCCCATGTACAAGATGCTAATAAAGTACCCCccagaaataaaaatgtcATTAATGCATTTAATCAACAAAGATATGATGATGATTCAACAAAGCCTGAAGAGAATGGGAAAAAGCGGCCATTTATAACTACACAATCGGGTTCCACTAACGTAGGAAAGACAGTATTGGTAAGTACAACGCAGAAAGAGAATCCGCTATTGAATCACTTGAAGAACACTAATTGGAGATATAGTAAGCCACAACCTGGACAAAAAATCTATTATGATTATAAAGTCAAGAATAGgtcaatattattcttgACTTTGTCTTACCATAAGTTGTATGTTGATTACATTGAAAGAAGAATGTTACCGCTCAAACAgaataatgataatattctcATCTTTGTAGTAGATGACACAAACTCAGAGGAGATATTGACCACAATAACTAAGATTTGTTTATTCAACGGATTCACATTACTACTTGCATTCAATTTCCAGCAGGCTGCCAAGTATTTGGAGGGACTTAACTCATTTTAA
- the GIM5 gene encoding Gim5p (CAGL0L00385g~Ortholog(s) have tubulin binding activity, role in positive regulation of transcription elongation from RNA polymerase II promoter, tubulin complex assembly and cell division site, cell tip, cytosol, nucleus, prefoldin complex localization), which yields MSSSQKIDLSTLSPEQLAVVKQQLDQEIQHFSQSLQALNMAKTKFTECIEDVKQVSSISESKKQPILVPGSSSLYIPGEIVESKSFMVDIGTGYYVEKTDEEAIAFYQKKIDKLNTESVQIQNIIKEKSQTSLLLENQIRQAAFTRHEQSKANETKA from the exons ATGTCTAGCTCCCAAAAGA TTGATCTGAGCACACTAAGTCCCGAACAACTAGCTGTTGTGAAGCAGCAGTTGGATCAAGAGATTCAGCATTTTAGCCAATCTCTCCAAGCACTAAATATGGCGAAGACGAAGTTTACGGAATGCATAGAGGATGTGAAACAGGTATCATCGATATCGGAGAGCAAAAAACAACCAATTTTGGTTCCTGGATCGTCCTCCTTATATATTCCTGGTGAGATTGTTGAGAGTAAATCTTTCATGGTCGATATCGGAACCGGTTACTACGTGGAAAAGACCGATGAAGAAGCTATAGCATTCtaccaaaagaaaattgacAAATTGAACACTGAATCtgttcaaattcaaaatattataaaggAAAAGAGTCAAACATCATTATTATTGGAAAACCAAATCAGACAAGCTGCGTTTACACGTCATGAACAAAGCAAGGCAAATGAAACAAAGGCATAG
- the SGS1 gene encoding ATP-dependent DNA helicase SGS1 (CAGL0L00407g~Ortholog(s) have ATP-dependent DNA helicase activity): MVTKPSNNLRREHAWLKESNIFDNDNDILLSTLSKQFSNKKSTNEYNKGSLILHNVGSIDRNETIEVLDDDDDDDIILTNISKPNELSKAQTATSSPKNNMNPNAMNEIQRDVSTSSRVVSTYSGSNSYPFISKDISPKNVCNSSDNLQQSTLPVVYRDKRSNKTIDGSIPVLKAQKELIEKLKDLNKTMTSKIDIMESTSLSEDYKRTQINTVINPKIKSKQSEIEKMELKLETLSQEIKNISHILSDISNENVFKNIKSQKFDSQRASITANNSLTDLQINEGFNNNITKNNRDFNPIPDNSVIRGQQVNMSSFQEESLYIDSYNEPNTQSRAPYTRQMRDRHQINYRIPEADEPFEYRVGKLQPTIASDDTTYDAENTDNPDEDGYLTTQDGEKHSDVHQSDLDFIEDSPSEITHDTAYVETNNNETSSRIQIIMSSPNRLDEYGPSVQSQIDLSGDSLDSNHNVGYKMEYIGESDFNINTGATNTKHTEVIENLSTDSDNWGEVENLTDYDAESFDEERENKTRVSDIEELDNELEIITERKIGNGDGFMLTSVKKEESAIVSLSESHPTSLTDDELEEDISLLGVAENAESPPHTHITDVVSPNSWTKEVYKKLKTVFNLTSFRSNQEEAINATLSGKDVFVLMPTGGGKSLCYQLPAIVKGGCTKGTTIVISPLISLMQDQVEHLQKLNVKARMLSSKGGIDEKNHTFNLFINGFLDLIYLSPEMISVSEKCKTAIEKLYQNKQLARIVVDEAHCVSNWGHDFRPDYKQLSYFKVQYPDIPMMALTATASEQVQMDIVFNLKLKDNLFLRQSFNRTNLYYEVRKKTKNTIFEICDTIKQQFRNQTGIIYCHSKNSCEQTAQQMQRNGIKCAYYHAGMEADERLQVQREWQNDNLQVICATVAFGMGIDKADVRFVFHFTVPRTLEGYYQETGRAGRDGNYSYCITYYSFRDVRTMQTMIQKDKNLDGINKQKHLDKLQQVTAYCENDTDCRRKLVLSYFSEEFDPINCNKNCDNCRNSSSVTKEERDVTSTAISIVKLVQSIQNQKVTLIYCQNIFKGSRNSKIVQAGHDMLPQHGAGKNLTKSEIERIFFHLITKRILQEYSKVNNAGFSSSYVKVGDGCRDLLNGKLQLKIQFSVSEGNSRSSAGLPKSNSSNTNNYDRSLTKNITANNDSEQHLRNYAYSPSNSERMRAESSKHTGSTQEVNDLKSAYDRLRNAAISWGSRMVPAVNKFMDDNVLRRLAAILPATEEEFIGIVGNNSTDSKKYKYFKDIFIDLRKRRIERMCNLSSNFAFNEEGQSQIDTMEIQTTSRFFNNTDENKNLVSLTPYEQSTQVSKGVNARTAGGKKYKRNFNYKRYRNYNKWKK, translated from the coding sequence ATGGTTACCAAACcttcaaataatttaaGAAGAGAGCATGCATGGCTAAAGGAATCgaatatatttgataatgaCAACGACATATTGTTAAGCACACTAAGCAAACAATTCAGCAACAAGAAATCTACTAATGAATATAACAAAGGAAGCTTGATATTGCATAATGTGGGAAGTATAGATCGCAATGAGACAATAGAAGTccttgatgatgatgacgacgaCGACATCATATTAACGAACATATCCAAACCAAATGAATTATCAAAAGCGCAAACAGCTACATCGTCaccaaaaaataacatGAATCCTAACGCCATGAATGAAATCCAAAGGGATGTATCGACATCGAGTCGTGTAGTTAGTACCTATAGTGGCTCAAACTCTTATCCATTCATTAGCAAAGATATCTCACCAAAAAATGTATGCAACTCTTCAGATAACTTGCAACAGAGCACATTACCAGTAGTATATAGAGATAAGAGATCAAATAAGACCATAGACGGCTCTATACCAGTGTTGAAAGCCCAAAAAGAACTGATTGAAAAACTCAAAGACTTAAATAAAACGATGACTTCTAAAATTGATATCATGGAATCCACTTCCCTATCTGAGGATTATAAGAGAACTCAAATAAATACTGTCATTAATCCGAAAATCAAATCCAAACAATCAGAAATCGAAAAAATGGAACTAAAGCTCGAAACTTTATCacaagaaatcaaaaatatctcCCATATACTTTCTGACATCAGCAATGAAAATGTCTtcaaaaacattaaatCACAAAAATTTGACTCCCAAAGAGCCTCCATCACAGCAAATAATAGTCTAACTGATTTGCAAATCAATGAAGGGtttaacaataatatcacaaaaaataatagagaCTTCAACCCCATACCCGATAATAGTGTTATTAGAGGACAGCAAGTAAACATGTCTTcatttcaagaagaatCTCTGTACATTGACTCCTACAACGAACCGAACACACAGTCAAGGGCGCCATATACCAGACAGATGCGTGACCGACATCAAATTAATTATAGAATACCTGAAGCCGATGAACCATTTGAATATAGGGTAGGTAAACTGCAACCGACTATCGCTTCTGATGACACCACATATGATGCTGAAAATACTGATAACCCAGATGAAGACGGATACTTGACCACCCAAGATGGCGAAAAACATTCTGATGTACATCAAAGTGATCTAGATTTTATAGAGGATAGTCCATCAGAAATTACCCACGATACTGCTTATGTGGAAACAAACAATAATGAGACTTCCAGTAGAATACAAATTATAATGTCATCTCCTAATCGTTTAGATGAATATGGTCCTTCAGTACAATCTCAAATCGACTTGTCTGGTGATTCGTTAGATTCAAATCATAATGTCGGTTATAAAATGGAATACATTGGAGAAAGTGACTTCAATATAAATACAGGAGCTACAAACACTAAACATACCGAAGTTATAGAAAACTTAAGTACGGACTCAGATAATTGGGGAGAAGTCGAGAACCTTACTGATTATGATGCTGAGAgttttgatgaagaacgagaaaATAAAACCAGAGTATcagatattgaagaatTAGATAATGAACTAGAGATTATTACTGAAAGGAAAATTGGTAATGGTGACGGTTTCATGTTAACTAGtgtaaagaaagaagaatcTGCTATCGTATCACTATCAGAAAGCCATCCTACCTCATTAACTGATGACGAGCTTGAAGAGGATATTTCTCTATTAGGAGTAGCTGAAAACGCTGAATCCCCACCACATACACATATAACAGATGTGGTCTCACCAAACTCTTGGACTAAAGAGGTGTATAAAAAGTTAAAGACTGTTTTCAATCTAACGAGTTTTAGATCTAATCAAGAGGAGGCTATAAATGCGACTCTTAGTGGAAAAGATGTATTTGTTCTAATGCCTACTGGTGGAGGTAAATCTCTTTGTTATCAATTACCTGCAATTGTGAAAGGCGGATGCACCAAAGGAACAACTATAGTCATTTCTCCTTTAATCTCATTAATGCAAGACCAAGTCGAACatttacaaaaattaaacGTTAAGGCAAGAATGTTAAGTTCGAAGGGAGGaatagatgaaaaaaatcataCATTCAATCTATTCATCAATGGCTTCTTAGATCTTATTTACTTGTCTCCTGAAATGATTAGTGTTTCAGAGAAGTGTAAGACAGCTATAGAAAAATTGTATCAAAATAAGCAACTAGCCAGAATTGTGGTTGATGAGGCTCACTGTGTTTCTAACTGGGGTCACGATTTTAGACCCGACTACAAACAGCTGTCATACTTCAAGGTACAATATCCTGACATTCCAATGATGGCTCTCACTGCAACCGCCAGTGAACAGGTTCAAATGGATATTGTATTCAATCTGAAATTAAAGGATAACCTATTTCTGCGTCAAAGCTTCAATAGAACCAATTTATATTATGAGGTTCGtaaaaaaaccaaaaataccatttttgaaatctgtGATACTATAAAACAACAGTTTAGAAATCAGACCGGTATAATATACTGCCATTCTAAGAATTCCTGTGAGCAAACTGCCCAGCAAATGCAGCGTAATGGTATCAAATGTGCATACTATCATGCAGGGATGGAGGCTGATGAAAGACTTCAAGTCCAGCGAGAATGGCAGAATGACAATCTTCAAGTCATTTGCGCTACTGTTGCTTTTGGAATGGGGATCGATAAGGCAGATGTTCGGTttgtatttcattttacAGTTCCAAGAACACTAGAAGGTTATTACCAAGAGACAGGCAGAGCAGGTAGAGATGGGAACTATTCATATTGTATTACTTATTATTCATTCCGTGACGTGCGTACAATGCAAACAATGATTCAAAAGGATAAAAACTTAGATGGCATCAACAAACAGAAACATCTCGATAAGCTACAGCAAGTAACAGCATACTGTGAAAATGATACGGATTGCAGACGAAAGCTCGttttatcatattttaGTGAAGAGTTTGATCCAATAAATTGTAATAAGAATTGTGATAATTGCCGTAACAGCAGTAGTGTAACTAAAGAAGAGAGAGATGTTACGTCGACCGCAATTTCTATTGTAAAATTAGTACAATcaattcaaaatcaaaaggTTACTTTAATCTACTGtcaaaatatattcaaagGGTCTAGAAATTCCAAGATTGTTCAGGCAGGTCATGATATGCTTCCACAGCACGGTGCTGGAAAAAACTTGACTAAGTCTGAAATAGAAAGAATATTCTTTCATTTGATTACTAAACGAATTTTACAAGAATATTCAAAAGTTAACAACGCAGGGTTTTCTTCCAGTTATGTCAAAGTTGGTGATGGGTGTAGAGATCTGTTAAATGGAAAACTTCAACTAAAAATCCAGTTTTCAGTGTCGGAAGGGAATTCCAGATCGTCCGCAGGACTTCCTAAATCTAATTCATCAAATACCAATAATTACGACAGATCTTTAACTAAAAACATTACTGCAAATAATGATTCTGAACAACATCTTAGAAATTATGCATATAGTCCCTCTAATTCTGAACGCATGCGAGCAGAAAGCTCAAAACATACCGGTTCCACTCAAGAGGTGAATGACCTAAAATCCGCATATGATCGTCTAAGAAATGCAGCAATAAGTTGGGGATCAAGAATGGTTCCAGCAGTAAATAAATTCATGGACGATAATGTTCTTAGACGACTGGCTGCAATTCTACCTGCCACAGAAGAGGAGTTCATTGGAATAGTTGGCAATAACAGCACTGATTCTAAGAAGTATaagtatttcaaagatattttcattgatttgcgtaaaagaagaattgaGAGGATGTGTAATTTGTCTTCCAATTTTGCTTTTAATGAGGAGGGACAAAGCCAGATTGATACAATGGAAATCCAGACAACATCTAGGTTTTTTAACAATACCGATGAAAACAAGAATCTAGTCTCCCTAACACCTTATGAACAAAGTACTCAAGTATCTAAAGGTGTTAACGCTAGGACAGCAGGCGGGAAAAAGTACAAGAGGAATTTTAACTATAAGAGATATAGAAACTACAATAAATGGAAGAAATAG